The following proteins come from a genomic window of Pyxidicoccus sp. MSG2:
- a CDS encoding ARPP-2 domain-containing protein, which yields MTDARLLEKLEPAGLRLAPSQVWGGIRLVPVLRDSVRDDLRFNRRTYDDHLTVVSLEGELKAPGLKYCTYVPHGLVVTWGQRQADAVQGTQLQAPDGKRVKVGPFSVRLLHRMVHREDRNQLRMLPLHLAMEGFLALHFGGPDVAWTEYSREALSHGLSPRIESAVPGWASSALDGALRTFEVHERQVGLLLFNADVLLSAFVVSHPDDYRVLHRTLLEDFYGELLLQYGFLGAAPELGLSLDDARIASLEDLRAAVARMRADWADFHAFMAGGLFGAPVTSERIYEAGPFLLQRFHTSLVPSEENHLGEAIVREDGTLEYLKTYRLSAAQTRRAYLLQQLALSGWKLEGAAERFNTTRDDLVLRLRNAGFGYLLKEHVLEEATRRTRRGR from the coding sequence ATGACGGACGCGCGACTGCTCGAGAAGCTGGAGCCCGCCGGGCTGCGGCTGGCGCCCTCCCAGGTATGGGGTGGCATCCGGCTGGTGCCCGTGCTGCGCGACTCCGTGAGGGACGACCTCCGCTTCAACCGCCGCACCTACGACGACCACCTCACCGTCGTCTCGCTGGAGGGCGAGCTGAAGGCCCCGGGCCTCAAGTACTGCACGTACGTCCCGCACGGGCTCGTGGTGACGTGGGGCCAGCGGCAGGCGGACGCCGTCCAGGGCACGCAGCTCCAGGCGCCCGACGGGAAGCGCGTGAAGGTGGGGCCCTTCTCCGTCCGGCTCCTGCACCGCATGGTGCACCGCGAGGACCGCAACCAGCTCCGCATGCTGCCGCTGCACCTGGCCATGGAGGGCTTCCTGGCCCTGCACTTCGGCGGGCCGGACGTGGCGTGGACGGAGTACTCCCGCGAGGCGCTGTCCCACGGACTGAGCCCGCGCATCGAGAGCGCGGTGCCCGGCTGGGCCAGCTCCGCGCTGGACGGCGCGCTGCGCACCTTCGAGGTCCACGAGCGACAGGTGGGCCTGCTGCTCTTCAACGCGGACGTGCTCCTGTCCGCCTTCGTCGTCTCGCACCCGGACGACTACCGCGTGCTGCACCGCACGCTGCTGGAGGACTTCTACGGCGAGCTGCTCCTCCAGTACGGCTTCCTCGGCGCGGCGCCCGAGCTCGGGCTGTCCCTGGACGACGCGCGCATCGCCAGCCTGGAGGACTTGCGCGCGGCGGTGGCGCGCATGCGCGCCGACTGGGCGGACTTCCACGCCTTCATGGCGGGCGGACTCTTCGGAGCCCCGGTGACGTCCGAGCGCATCTACGAGGCCGGGCCATTCCTCCTGCAGCGCTTCCACACGAGCCTCGTGCCCTCGGAGGAGAACCACCTGGGCGAGGCCATCGTCCGCGAGGACGGCACGCTGGAGTACCTCAAGACGTACCGTCTCTCCGCGGCCCAGACGCGGCGGGCGTACCTGCTCCAGCAACTGGCCCTGTCCGGCTGGAAGCTGGAGGGCGCCGCGGAGCGCTTCAACACCACCCGGGACGACCTCGTCCTGCGCCTGCGCAACGCGGGCTTCGGCTACCTCCTCAAGGAGCACGTCCTCGAGGAGGCCACCCGCCGCACGCGGCGCGGGCGCTGA
- a CDS encoding carboxymuconolactone decarboxylase family protein: MKAVLEDVGSAPISDAEKALFAFVDKLNLQSAQVRQEDIDGLKAVGWTDEAVYDAISVCALFNFYNRWIDGTGVQAMPAEMYHRNAQRLSQGGYVDSPLTPPKK, encoded by the coding sequence GTGAAGGCGGTGCTGGAGGACGTGGGCTCGGCGCCCATCTCCGACGCCGAGAAGGCGCTGTTTGCCTTCGTGGACAAGCTCAATCTCCAATCGGCGCAGGTGCGCCAGGAGGACATCGACGGCTTGAAGGCGGTGGGCTGGACGGACGAGGCCGTCTACGACGCCATCTCGGTGTGCGCGTTGTTCAACTTCTACAACCGCTGGATTGACGGCACCGGCGTCCAGGCGATGCCCGCGGAGATGTATCACCGCAACGCGCAGCGACTGTCGCAGGGCGGGTACGTCGACTCGCCACTCACCCCGCCGAAGAAGTAG
- a CDS encoding DUF4350 domain-containing protein — MKNLRIASIFGVLIALALAVGLSTRADSPESVVPTVENTGAQGARALYLYLREGGRPVDAHTASLESLPSGTRTLVLSSPQGRPVSKEEVSALEQFVRAGGTLVYLSPRELGKHQAALEEWLRLDSGPLMPASSRGLDSTLADAGGTTVDIWLAAGPLRGLSGLRVSQDRGLRLHHDDALPLAGLGGAVAVWRWPLGAGEVYVLAGADLVENRRLELLDNLRFWDALAARGPLLFDEYHHQLAPPPPLSRGIWVFVGQVLLVGLLYAVSRGTRFGAARPLRQERHRSALEYVRSMGWLMRRAKVERELLPELDRTLRQLMQERLGIPLALSDADAARLMERGGKDYLEAKADLTRTLAQADIRASDYTRVARHYAHLERVVTGRESEARKDAA, encoded by the coding sequence ATGAAGAACCTCCGCATCGCATCCATCTTCGGCGTGCTCATCGCCCTGGCGCTGGCGGTGGGCCTGTCCACTCGCGCGGACTCGCCGGAGTCCGTGGTGCCCACGGTGGAGAACACCGGCGCCCAGGGTGCCCGGGCGCTCTACCTCTACCTGCGCGAGGGCGGCCGGCCCGTGGACGCGCACACGGCCTCGCTGGAGTCGCTCCCCTCCGGCACGCGCACGCTGGTGCTGTCGTCGCCCCAGGGCCGCCCGGTGTCGAAGGAAGAGGTCTCCGCGCTGGAGCAGTTCGTCCGGGCCGGAGGCACGCTCGTCTACCTGTCCCCACGCGAGCTGGGCAAACACCAGGCCGCACTGGAGGAATGGCTCCGCTTGGATTCGGGCCCGCTGATGCCCGCGAGCAGTCGCGGTCTCGACTCCACGCTGGCGGACGCGGGCGGCACCACCGTGGATATCTGGCTGGCCGCTGGCCCCCTGCGCGGACTCTCCGGCCTGCGCGTGTCCCAGGACCGGGGCCTGCGTCTGCACCACGACGACGCCCTGCCCCTCGCGGGCCTGGGCGGTGCGGTGGCCGTGTGGCGCTGGCCGCTCGGCGCCGGCGAGGTGTACGTGCTCGCGGGCGCAGACCTTGTGGAGAACCGGCGACTGGAGCTGCTGGACAACCTGCGCTTCTGGGATGCGCTCGCGGCACGCGGCCCACTGCTGTTCGACGAGTACCACCACCAGCTCGCGCCACCGCCGCCGCTGTCACGCGGCATCTGGGTGTTCGTCGGGCAGGTGCTGCTGGTGGGTCTGCTCTACGCCGTGTCCCGGGGCACGCGCTTCGGCGCGGCCCGGCCCCTGCGCCAGGAGCGACACCGCTCGGCGCTGGAGTACGTGCGCAGCATGGGCTGGCTGATGCGCCGCGCGAAGGTGGAGCGCGAGCTGCTTCCCGAGCTGGACCGCACCCTGCGGCAGCTCATGCAGGAGCGGCTGGGAATCCCCCTCGCGCTGTCCGACGCGGACGCGGCCCGCCTCATGGAGCGAGGAGGGAAGGACTACCTCGAAGCGAAGGCGGACCTCACGCGGACGCTCGCGCAGGCGGACATCCGTGCGTCCGACTACACGCGCGTGGCCCGCCACTACGCGCACCTGGAGCGCGTGGTGACGGGCCGTGAGTCAGAGGCTCGCAAGGACGCGGCCTAG
- a CDS encoding thiamine phosphate synthase, with protein sequence MAVPRLIVITDWRLPGERLSSALARALEAGPEVAVQHRHPEATGRQFLEEARLLAGLCAARGNPLFINGRLDVALLVGAHLHLPAHGPTPEDVRPHLPTGRLVSVAVHDEAEARAARGADLALVSPVFSPGSKPGDTRATLGPEGFAALAAVLPCPALALGGITPERARAVRGAAGFAVISSVLEAEDPAAAARTLLAACPAQAMLRLP encoded by the coding sequence GTGGCGGTCCCCCGGCTCATCGTCATCACCGACTGGCGCCTGCCTGGCGAGCGGCTCTCGAGCGCGCTCGCCCGTGCGCTGGAGGCGGGCCCGGAGGTGGCCGTGCAGCACCGCCACCCCGAGGCCACCGGGCGCCAGTTCCTCGAAGAGGCCCGCCTGCTCGCCGGGCTATGCGCGGCGCGGGGCAACCCGCTGTTCATCAACGGCCGGCTGGATGTCGCGCTCCTCGTGGGCGCGCACCTGCACCTGCCCGCCCACGGGCCCACGCCCGAGGACGTGCGTCCCCACCTTCCCACCGGGCGGCTCGTCAGCGTGGCCGTCCATGACGAAGCGGAGGCCCGGGCGGCACGCGGCGCGGACCTGGCGCTGGTGAGCCCGGTGTTCTCTCCCGGCTCCAAGCCCGGAGACACCCGGGCGACGCTGGGCCCCGAGGGCTTCGCGGCCCTGGCCGCCGTGCTTCCCTGCCCGGCGCTCGCGCTCGGCGGCATCACCCCCGAGCGGGCGCGTGCCGTGCGGGGCGCCGCGGGCTTCGCCGTCATCTCCTCGGTGCTGGAGGCGGAGGACCCGGCGGCCGCGGCCCGGACCCTGCTGGCCGCATGCCCGGCGCAGGCTATGCTGCGCCTTCCGTGA
- a CDS encoding peroxidase → MFLKDVETHESDGHYGQLIRKMREAGSPMPQIWHLFAFKPRMTEALSVFTQEVMRGPSPLSPGLRELIAAYTSRGNECLF, encoded by the coding sequence ATGTTCCTGAAGGACGTCGAGACGCATGAGTCGGACGGCCACTACGGCCAGCTCATCCGGAAGATGCGCGAGGCGGGCTCGCCCATGCCTCAAATCTGGCACCTGTTCGCCTTCAAGCCGCGGATGACGGAGGCCCTTTCCGTCTTCACCCAGGAGGTGATGCGCGGCCCCTCTCCCCTGTCGCCCGGCCTTCGAGAGCTCATTGCCGCGTACACCTCGCGCGGCAACGAATGTTTGTTTTGA
- the exoP gene encoding spore coat polysaccharide biosynthesis glycosyltransferase ExoP, giving the protein MRRSDDMDLSRRALRGRDLVVFSNDWDGDPLSKVHIMKILSRENRILWVNSIGNRAPRANAHDAKRILGKLEKFTQGIKEVQPNLFVLSPLAIPFYGSELVRNANRHLLRLQVLRAMKQLNFKKPISWSFLPASAPVSGTLGEEFVVYHCVDEFAAFADTNGKHIAELEDRLLRRADICITSAERLRENKSKINPRTVLVRHGTDFTHFVKACDPATQIPADIASLPKPVIGFFGLVADWVDQEAIIATARAHPEGSVVIIGKTTPDCDDSKLRAEPNIHMLGRKPYADLPGYSKAFDVALMPFKVSELTLNANPLKVREYLASGLPVVSTDLPEVRKVGLCKIASNTEDFVAKVDECLSEGPGPNRERADKIFNESWDARVEEIRHHVGAALVADGKDL; this is encoded by the coding sequence ATGCGGCGCAGTGATGACATGGACCTGTCGCGGCGGGCGCTGCGCGGGCGCGACCTGGTGGTGTTCTCCAATGACTGGGATGGGGACCCGCTGTCCAAGGTCCACATCATGAAGATTCTCTCCCGGGAGAACCGCATCCTCTGGGTGAACAGCATCGGCAACCGCGCGCCGCGCGCCAACGCGCACGATGCGAAGCGCATCCTCGGCAAGCTGGAGAAGTTCACCCAGGGCATCAAGGAGGTGCAGCCCAACCTCTTCGTGCTGTCGCCGCTGGCGATTCCCTTCTACGGCTCGGAGCTGGTGCGCAATGCCAACCGGCACCTCTTGCGGCTCCAGGTGCTGCGGGCGATGAAGCAGCTGAACTTCAAGAAGCCCATCTCCTGGAGCTTCCTGCCGGCGTCCGCGCCGGTGTCCGGCACGCTGGGGGAGGAGTTCGTCGTCTACCACTGCGTGGACGAGTTCGCCGCCTTCGCGGACACCAACGGCAAGCACATCGCGGAGCTGGAAGATCGCCTGCTGCGCCGCGCCGACATCTGCATCACCTCCGCGGAGCGGCTGCGGGAGAACAAGTCGAAGATCAACCCGCGCACGGTGCTGGTGCGGCACGGCACGGACTTCACGCACTTCGTGAAGGCGTGTGACCCCGCCACGCAGATTCCGGCGGACATCGCCAGCCTGCCCAAGCCCGTCATCGGCTTCTTCGGCCTGGTGGCGGACTGGGTGGACCAGGAAGCCATCATCGCCACCGCCCGCGCCCATCCGGAGGGCTCGGTGGTCATCATCGGCAAGACGACGCCGGACTGCGATGACTCGAAGCTGCGCGCCGAGCCCAACATCCACATGCTGGGCCGCAAGCCGTACGCGGACCTGCCGGGCTACAGCAAGGCCTTCGACGTGGCGCTGATGCCCTTCAAGGTCAGCGAGCTGACGCTGAATGCCAATCCGCTGAAGGTGCGCGAGTACCTGGCCTCGGGCCTGCCGGTGGTGTCCACGGACCTGCCCGAGGTCCGCAAGGTGGGCCTGTGCAAGATTGCCTCGAACACCGAGGACTTCGTGGCCAAGGTCGACGAGTGCCTTTCGGAAGGCCCCGGCCCGAACCGTGAGCGCGCGGACAAGATATTCAACGAGAGCTGGGACGCCCGCGTCGAGGAGATCCGCCACCACGTGGGCGCCGCCCTCGTGGCCGACGGGAAGGACCTCTAG
- a CDS encoding serine/threonine-protein kinase, translating to MATHHPEHPSSKPFILFTAGATSYELVRFLCPRGPGEMLLARRHYADTPGDLVVIKRLQDAGDTHGRARLREEVKLLMQLSHPAIAQVFLVRVHEGSPHLVMEYVEGHSLETLTSFAALRRRPFSEAFGAYVGAEVADALHHAHSLEDARGLPLGIVHRDVSPRTLRLDVHGRVKLADFAMAWAKLPGRVGTEGHVVRGDLAYASPEVLARQPLDGRSDLFSLGVVLLELLTGLHLLDLEDVERAALAAGPVPEAEALLAEVPSWLPAPMMAARMACLAPEHVERATRGLSGPMRAILTRLLRREPAERFQSGLELRDALRGVLGGLGYSYGPREAEREGAQVRRDARSRRRSADVLRWEDPARSESSRRADSPRDA from the coding sequence ATGGCCACCCATCACCCCGAGCACCCGTCTTCCAAGCCCTTCATCCTCTTCACCGCCGGGGCCACCTCGTATGAGCTGGTCCGCTTCCTCTGCCCCCGGGGCCCGGGGGAGATGCTGCTCGCGCGCCGGCACTACGCGGACACGCCCGGTGACCTCGTGGTCATCAAGCGGCTGCAGGACGCGGGGGACACCCACGGGCGCGCGCGCCTGAGGGAAGAGGTGAAGCTGCTCATGCAGCTCAGCCACCCCGCCATCGCCCAGGTGTTCCTGGTGCGCGTCCACGAGGGCTCGCCCCACCTCGTCATGGAGTACGTGGAGGGCCACAGCCTGGAGACGCTCACCAGCTTCGCGGCGCTGCGGCGGCGGCCCTTCTCGGAGGCCTTCGGCGCCTACGTGGGCGCGGAGGTCGCGGACGCGCTGCACCACGCCCACTCCCTGGAGGACGCGCGGGGCCTGCCGCTGGGCATCGTCCACCGGGACGTGTCTCCGCGCACGCTGCGGCTGGACGTGCACGGCCGGGTGAAGCTGGCGGACTTCGCCATGGCGTGGGCGAAGCTGCCGGGGCGCGTGGGCACGGAGGGTCACGTCGTCCGGGGGGACCTGGCGTATGCCTCCCCGGAGGTGCTCGCGCGCCAGCCGCTGGATGGGCGCTCGGACCTGTTCTCCCTGGGCGTGGTGCTGCTGGAGCTGCTCACCGGGCTGCACCTGTTGGATTTGGAGGACGTGGAGCGCGCGGCGCTGGCGGCGGGGCCCGTCCCGGAGGCGGAGGCGCTGCTCGCGGAGGTGCCCAGCTGGCTGCCGGCGCCCATGATGGCCGCGCGCATGGCGTGCCTCGCCCCGGAGCACGTGGAGCGCGCCACGCGGGGACTGTCCGGCCCCATGCGCGCCATCCTCACGCGGCTCCTGCGGCGTGAGCCGGCGGAGCGCTTCCAGTCCGGACTGGAGCTGCGGGACGCGCTGCGCGGCGTGCTGGGCGGGTTGGGCTACAGCTACGGCCCCCGGGAGGCGGAGCGCGAGGGGGCCCAGGTGCGCCGTGACGCCCGCTCCCGGCGCAGGTCCGCGGACGTGCTGCGGTGGGAGGACCCGGCGCGGTCGGAATCCAGCCGGCGGGCGGACTCCCCGCGCGACGCGTGA
- a CDS encoding alpha/beta fold hydrolase, with translation MLTVTVDGIPLHYRDVGQGPPVLLLHAFPLSGDAFDKQVKALSGRYRFIIPDHRGFGQSKPGEGPTEMSRIARDALSLLDSLKLDAVVVGGVSMGGYAAMALLREDAGRVRGLVLVDTQATPDDEAGKARREASAQEVLAKGVDPLIQSLLPKLVAAGPNSPVGHEVAALMRTASREGLAAAQRGMALRPDSKDMLARYAGPALVVVGEHDAITPPEKAKAMADLISGAKLEVIPGAAHLPNQEQPERFNAVLDAFLSSIHGGVPE, from the coding sequence ATGCTGACGGTGACCGTCGACGGAATCCCCCTGCACTACCGCGACGTGGGCCAGGGGCCACCCGTCCTGCTGCTGCACGCGTTTCCGCTCAGCGGTGATGCCTTCGACAAGCAGGTGAAGGCCCTGTCGGGGCGCTACCGCTTCATCATCCCGGACCACCGGGGCTTCGGGCAGAGCAAGCCGGGCGAGGGGCCCACGGAGATGTCGCGCATCGCCCGGGACGCGCTGTCGCTGCTGGACTCGCTGAAGCTCGACGCCGTGGTGGTGGGCGGCGTGTCCATGGGCGGCTACGCGGCCATGGCGCTCTTGCGCGAGGACGCGGGCCGGGTGCGTGGGCTGGTGCTGGTGGACACGCAGGCCACGCCGGATGACGAGGCAGGCAAGGCGCGGCGCGAGGCCTCCGCGCAGGAGGTGCTGGCGAAGGGCGTGGACCCGCTCATCCAATCGCTGCTGCCGAAACTGGTCGCCGCGGGGCCGAACTCGCCGGTGGGGCACGAGGTGGCGGCGCTGATGCGCACGGCGTCTCGCGAGGGGCTCGCCGCCGCACAACGAGGGATGGCGCTACGGCCTGACAGCAAGGACATGCTGGCGCGCTACGCGGGCCCGGCGCTGGTGGTGGTGGGCGAGCACGACGCCATCACCCCGCCCGAGAAGGCGAAGGCCATGGCGGACCTCATCTCCGGCGCGAAGCTGGAAGTCATCCCCGGCGCCGCGCACCTGCCCAACCAGGAGCAGCCGGAGCGCTTCAACGCGGTGCTGGACGCGTTCCTGTCCTCCATCCACGGGGGTGTGCCAGAATAG
- the thiS gene encoding sulfur carrier protein ThiS — protein MQVWVNGETREVPEGTTLSALLESLQVGGPGVAVEVNAEVVRRARHPEHHLQAGDRVEIVAFVGGG, from the coding sequence GTGCAGGTCTGGGTCAACGGAGAGACACGCGAGGTGCCGGAGGGAACCACCCTTTCGGCGCTGCTGGAGTCGCTCCAGGTGGGCGGTCCCGGTGTGGCCGTGGAAGTGAACGCGGAGGTGGTGCGCCGCGCCCGCCACCCCGAGCACCACCTCCAGGCGGGAGACCGTGTCGAAATCGTCGCCTTCGTCGGCGGCGGCTAG
- a CDS encoding thiazole synthase, whose amino-acid sequence MSIQDKPFTLAGVTFGSRLILGTGKYPSHDIMKQCHEQSGTEMVTVAVRRLDLKATGEASLMSWIDRNRLRLLPNTALCYTADDAVRTCRLAEELGMSKWVKLEVLGDEKTLYPDVEETVKAARILVKEGFTVLPYTSDDPITARKLEDAGCAAVMPLAAPIGSGLGIRNPHNIRLIMETVKVPVIVDAGVGTASDAAIAMELGVDAILMNTAIAGAKDPVRMAVAMKKAVEAGRDAYLAGRIPRKAYGSASSPLDGIHHQ is encoded by the coding sequence ATGAGCATCCAGGACAAGCCCTTCACCCTCGCGGGTGTCACCTTCGGCTCGCGCCTCATCCTCGGCACGGGGAAATACCCGAGCCACGACATCATGAAGCAGTGCCACGAACAGTCCGGCACGGAGATGGTGACGGTGGCCGTGCGCCGGCTGGATTTGAAGGCCACCGGCGAGGCGTCGCTGATGAGCTGGATTGACCGCAACCGCCTGCGCCTGCTTCCCAACACCGCGCTCTGCTACACGGCGGACGACGCGGTGCGCACCTGCCGGCTCGCCGAGGAGCTGGGCATGAGCAAGTGGGTGAAGCTCGAGGTGCTCGGCGACGAGAAGACGCTCTACCCGGACGTCGAGGAGACGGTGAAGGCGGCGCGCATCCTGGTGAAGGAGGGCTTCACCGTGCTGCCGTACACCAGCGATGACCCCATCACCGCGCGCAAGCTGGAGGACGCGGGCTGCGCGGCGGTGATGCCGCTGGCCGCCCCCATCGGCAGCGGCCTGGGCATCCGCAACCCGCACAACATCCGCCTCATCATGGAGACGGTGAAGGTCCCCGTCATCGTGGACGCGGGCGTGGGCACGGCGTCGGACGCGGCCATCGCCATGGAACTGGGCGTGGACGCCATCCTGATGAACACGGCCATCGCCGGGGCGAAGGACCCGGTGCGCATGGCGGTGGCCATGAAGAAGGCCGTGGAGGCGGGCCGCGACGCGTACCTCGCCGGCCGCATCCCCCGGAAGGCCTACGGCTCCGCGTCCAGTCCCCTCGACGGCATCCACCACCAGTAG
- a CDS encoding DUF4129 domain-containing protein, producing the protein MTSLSLLMLLATLPCAERERTARLLEETAATRPSELPAVVDGLSTSMGGMPLPSPEQDAPATERAKQLTGFLERACALQEAERGAPAALPPGEPERLKAILDRPEFSRARQRHGDLVKRLLRELEAWMEGLFESNEAQSFAVATRAVMLGLALSLVLWGALRLAARRGRKAAAPLASTLAEVPLVLDSPGEHLRRARAALGEDAREAIREGLLGLLSALEQRRLARPDRVKTNRELAAELPARGAPATVVSEVERLVGWYDRAFYSLAPVPPDEAASFVAAVEHLNGSLPAAGAR; encoded by the coding sequence GTGACGAGCCTGTCCCTGCTGATGCTGCTGGCCACCCTGCCCTGCGCGGAGCGTGAGCGCACCGCGCGGCTGCTGGAGGAGACGGCGGCCACGCGCCCCTCCGAGCTGCCCGCGGTGGTGGACGGGCTGTCCACGAGCATGGGCGGAATGCCGCTGCCCTCGCCGGAGCAGGACGCGCCCGCGACCGAGCGTGCGAAGCAGCTCACGGGCTTCCTGGAGCGGGCGTGCGCGCTGCAGGAGGCGGAGCGTGGAGCACCGGCCGCGCTGCCGCCGGGTGAGCCGGAGCGACTCAAGGCCATCCTCGACCGACCGGAGTTCTCCCGGGCCCGCCAGCGTCACGGGGACCTGGTGAAGCGGCTGTTGCGCGAGCTGGAGGCCTGGATGGAAGGCCTCTTCGAGTCCAACGAGGCGCAGAGCTTCGCGGTCGCCACGCGCGCGGTGATGTTGGGACTGGCACTCTCGCTGGTGCTGTGGGGCGCGCTGCGCCTGGCCGCGCGCCGGGGACGGAAGGCCGCCGCGCCCCTCGCCTCGACGCTGGCCGAGGTGCCGCTGGTGCTGGACTCGCCGGGAGAGCACCTGCGGCGGGCCCGGGCGGCGCTGGGCGAGGATGCGCGCGAGGCGATTCGCGAGGGACTGCTGGGCCTGCTGTCCGCGCTGGAGCAGCGGCGGCTGGCACGACCGGACCGGGTGAAGACCAATCGCGAGCTGGCGGCGGAGCTGCCCGCGCGCGGCGCGCCCGCGACGGTGGTGAGCGAGGTGGAGCGGCTGGTGGGTTGGTACGACCGGGCCTTCTATTCGCTCGCGCCGGTGCCGCCGGATGAAGCGGCGAGCTTCGTCGCCGCGGTGGAGCATCTCAACGGCTCGCTGCCGGCGGCGGGGGCACGATGA
- a CDS encoding dipeptidase, protein MGDVTELHQRWCIADGHADSLMWNRDLTARSEEGHVDFPRLREAGVKLQCFTIVTRGFPFIGGFPVFAAWRGWPREARASEWTRALWQIERMEEFCRRSGDAARITTTGAALEDNLAHGRLSAVLGVEGGHAIEGKVERLAELHRRGVRFMGLTHLSNNDLGGSSFPMMGNRGLTPLGREVMEEMARLGLSVDVAHASESTLEDLFAHPTVRYFCSHTGVRAAGGGWRNLSDAALRRISDRGGVVGIIFAPVYLGGDSVADVVRHIEHAVDVMGVEGVGLGSDYDGMVALPRGMKDVTDLRLLTEALLQRHPESWVERVAGGNFRRFFQETLGG, encoded by the coding sequence ATGGGTGACGTGACTGAGCTCCACCAGCGCTGGTGCATCGCGGACGGGCATGCGGATTCCCTGATGTGGAACCGGGATTTGACGGCCCGCTCCGAGGAAGGGCACGTGGACTTCCCCCGCCTGCGGGAGGCGGGGGTGAAGCTGCAGTGCTTCACCATCGTCACCCGGGGCTTCCCCTTCATCGGGGGCTTCCCGGTGTTCGCCGCGTGGCGGGGGTGGCCGCGCGAGGCGCGCGCGAGCGAGTGGACGCGGGCGCTCTGGCAGATTGAGCGCATGGAGGAGTTCTGCCGTCGCTCCGGAGACGCGGCGCGCATCACCACCACCGGGGCCGCGCTGGAGGACAACCTCGCGCACGGGCGGCTGTCCGCGGTGCTGGGGGTGGAGGGGGGACATGCCATTGAAGGGAAGGTGGAGCGACTGGCGGAGCTGCACCGGCGCGGGGTGCGCTTCATGGGGCTCACCCACCTGTCCAACAACGATTTGGGCGGTTCCTCGTTTCCGATGATGGGCAACCGCGGGCTGACGCCGCTGGGCCGTGAGGTGATGGAGGAGATGGCGCGGCTGGGGCTGAGCGTGGACGTGGCACATGCCTCGGAGAGCACGCTCGAGGACCTCTTCGCACACCCCACGGTGCGGTACTTCTGTTCACACACGGGCGTGCGGGCAGCGGGGGGCGGCTGGCGCAACCTCTCCGACGCGGCCCTGCGGCGCATCTCCGACCGGGGTGGGGTGGTGGGCATCATCTTCGCACCCGTGTACCTGGGCGGGGACTCGGTGGCGGACGTGGTCCGCCACATCGAGCACGCGGTGGACGTCATGGGCGTGGAGGGCGTGGGCCTGGGCTCCGACTACGACGGCATGGTGGCGCTCCCCCGGGGCATGAAGGACGTCACGGACCTGCGTCTGCTCACCGAGGCGCTACTGCAACGCCATCCAGAGTCCTGGGTGGAACGTGTCGCCGGTGGAAACTTCCGCCGTTTCTTCCAGGAGACACTGGGAGGTTGA